The proteins below are encoded in one region of Tessaracoccus aquimaris:
- a CDS encoding response regulator transcription factor, whose amino-acid sequence MTARLVVADDSTLLREGLVGLLERQGFEVVAQEARADALLDRLATLEAEGALPDAVITDVRMPPGMSNDGLRAALTIKGRHAGVAVLVLSQYVAPMYAQELFALPADGGTGYLLKDRIADVAEFVSSLRLVLAGGVVIDPEVARAMMRSSRSGLGELSQRELEVLELMARGLSNAQIAETLFLSGAAVAKHVSNIFMKLGLAPGEENRRVRAILAFLADSGAPSL is encoded by the coding sequence GTGACGGCGCGGCTCGTCGTCGCCGACGACTCGACGCTGCTGCGCGAGGGCCTCGTGGGGCTGCTCGAGCGGCAGGGCTTCGAGGTGGTCGCGCAGGAGGCGAGGGCGGACGCGCTGCTCGACCGGCTCGCAACGCTCGAGGCAGAAGGCGCGCTCCCGGACGCCGTCATCACCGACGTGCGGATGCCGCCCGGGATGAGCAACGACGGCCTTCGCGCCGCGCTGACCATCAAGGGCAGGCACGCGGGCGTCGCGGTGCTCGTGCTCAGCCAGTACGTCGCCCCGATGTACGCGCAGGAACTGTTCGCGCTGCCCGCCGACGGCGGCACCGGCTACCTGCTGAAGGACCGGATCGCCGACGTGGCCGAGTTCGTCTCGTCGCTGCGGTTGGTGCTCGCGGGAGGCGTGGTGATCGACCCGGAGGTCGCACGGGCCATGATGCGCAGCAGCAGGTCGGGCCTGGGGGAGCTGAGCCAGCGCGAGTTGGAGGTGCTCGAGTTGATGGCGAGGGGGCTGTCGAACGCCCAGATCGCCGAGACTCTCTTCCTCTCGGGCGCCGCGGTCGCCAAGCACGTGTCGAACATCTTCATGAAGCTTGGCCTCGCGCCCGGCGAGGAGAATCGAAGGGTGCGCGCGATCCTTGCGTTCCTGGCCGACTCGGGCGCCCCGTCGCTGTGA